The proteins below are encoded in one region of Vespa velutina chromosome 21, iVesVel2.1, whole genome shotgun sequence:
- the LOC124956350 gene encoding cytochrome P450 4C1-like, whose translation MSSHRISCINKKWGQNQNFGAISDLSFCKDRGVVGVVARCNQIIRIPGPKAYPIIGNAHLFIGDTTDLFKQILNIGKNYQLLWRVWIGSKLFLVIENPEYIKTVLNSSNITDKSEEYEKLKPVVGNGLLTAPASVWDSRRKVLNKMFLMKNIKSHMDVYVNHSIALMEKLETFVGEELDIFDYVFRCTLDVIYDLTLDTQLNSLTNPDCKLAESIRGMMDISIERILKLWLHPNIIFYNTARGKKFQACLAYLDNITNKIIKEKMESILRCKINQQLTAEQLGQKQKTLFDFLFELSNEGEVYTEKDIRDEMNTILLAGSETSATTISFVLLMLATFPEIQDKVYEEVNQIYCSNDPKYVPLTYNDIKSMKLLERVIKETLRLFPAAPIIARKVTQDIEVTSKWTIPKGCSVVFFIYKLHRCAKYWPQPLLFDPDRFLPERNCSKCFFPFSYGRRNCIGQHFAMIEIATVIATLIKRFRVTINNPIEIEKIDVKVSITLKPTKPIRLKFEKRN comes from the exons ATGTCCAGTCATCGCATTTCTTGTATTAATAAGAAGTGGGGACAGAATCAAAATTTTGGTGCCATCTCCGATCTTTC TTTCTGTAAGGACAGAGGTGTAGTAGGAGTCGTTGCGCGGTGCAATCAAATTATCC GAATTCCTGGACCAAAAGCATATCCTATAATTGGAAATGCTCATCTATTTATTGGCGACACAACAg ATCTAttcaaacaaatattaaatattggtaagaattatcaattattgtGGCGTGTATGGATAGgctcgaaattatttttagtaataGAAAATCCTGAATATATCAAG aCTGTACTCAATAGTTCAAATATTACTGATAAGAGCGaggaatatgaaaaattgaaacctGTTGTGGGCAATGGATTGCTAACTGCTCCAG cATCAGTATGGGATTCACGTcgaaaagttttaaataaaatgttccttatgaaaaatataaagtcaCATATGGATGTATATGTTAATCATTCTATCGcattaatggaaaaattagaaactttTGTTGGAGAAGAATTAGACATTTTTGACTATGTCTTTCGCTGTACTTTGGATGTTATATatg ATCTCACGCTGGATACGCAACTAAATTCGCTGACAAATCCGGATTGTAAATTAGCTGAATCAATAAGagg TATGATGGATATATCAATAGAAAGAATCCTTAAATTATGGTTACAtccgaatataattttttataacactgctagaggaaagaaatttcaGGCATGCTTAGCTTACCTGGATAACATAACAAACAAG ataatcaaagaaaaaatggaatcTATTTTAAGATGTAAAATTAATCAGCAATTGACGGCGGAACAGTTAG GACAAAAACAGAAGAcacttttcgattttttattcgagTTATCAAACGAAGGAGAAGTATATACGGAGAAAGATATTCGCGATGAAATGAATACAATACTTTTAGCT GGAAGCGAAACTTCAGCCACAACCATTAGCTTTGTCCTCTTAATGCTTGCAACATTCCCGGAAATTCAA GACAAAGTATATGAGGAAGTAAATCAAATTTACTGCTCGAATGATCCAAAATATGTTCCGTTGACATATAATGACATTAAAAGTATGAAACTATTGGAACGTGTAATCAAAGAAACGTTACGCCTCTTTCCTGCAGCTCCTATCATCGCCCGTAAAGTAACACAAGATATAGAAG ttaCTTCAAAATGGACAATACCGAAAGGATGTTCAGTAGtttttttcatctataaaCTACATAGATGCGCGAAATATTGGCCACAGCCATTACTATTTGATCCCGATAGGTTCCTACCCGAAAGGAATTGTTCTAAGTGTTTCTTTCCATTTAGTTACGGTAGAAGAAATTGCATAG gcCAACATTTCGCTATGATAGAGATAGCAACAGTCATCGCTacattgataaaaagattcagagttacaataaataatccaatagaaattgaaaaaatagatGTAAAGGTGAGCATCACATTAAAACCGACGAAAccaataagattaaaatttgaaaaaagaaattaa
- the LOC124956351 gene encoding uncharacterized protein LOC124956351: MEMTTMMFKWRRALSREGIACTNLHFSELLESSYYVEEIVRPYYIVVIPNYNAMNEFTLTTSTFDMSLAVWLVIFIYKGHSSDYCHNPPGNIFNLRFNTEMVVRCDTENILREWYSVDTNIIEINNVATWSLEKGIIKLVPDFLYERRYNLRGLVMRAVALKDTAFVRVKEDGDLDGLFGKILKELSITLNFSLDIFSKVEEHGSWNPGKKSWSGAIAEVDGGRADIALAEFSITHERLNSVDFTIPIFTSKNCLFIRKSERHAIKWTSYFSGFTNSVWVTTFGLLIAASILLIFIKIKTYSAALISTLTTVMHIIPFDSLESLLQDGTYQLAVLRGTSDYDKFANSNNSIANKLMKLMLEEKKLPLNALQGFSMICKNPKLAFYTFDDMQKSIGNKIPCNLICVETGDVNYLAIILSKHNPFTDIINFHLQKFVGNGVINRLKETIFIKKSDDMIKHQPVLLTDDFMYEAKKLLEILQ; the protein is encoded by the exons ATGGAAATGACAACGATGATGTTTAAATGGAGGCGTGCACTTTCTCGGGAAGGTATTGCGTGCACGAACTTGCACTTTTCAGAATTGCTCGAATCATCGTACTACGTAGAAGAAATTGTACGACCGTATTACATCGTAGTGATCCCTAATTACAATGCGATGAATGAGTTTACTTTAACAACAAGTACCTTTGACATGTCTTTAGCTGTGTGGCTAGTGATATTCATTTACAAAGGACATAGTTCCGATTATTGTCACAATCCACcaggtaatatatttaatttaagattCAACACTGAAATGGTGGTACGTTGTGatacagaaaatattttacgagaatGGTATTCGGTTGATACGAACATAATCGAGATTAATAATGTAGCAACGTGGAGCTTAGAGAAAGGAATCATTAAATTAGTTCCAGATTTTCTTtatgaaagaagatataatttaCGGGGTTTAGTTATGAGAGCTGTTGCACTcaag GATACAGCATTCGTAAGAGTAAAGGAAGATGGAGATTTAGATGGTTTATTcggtaaaatattaaaagaacttTCTATTACCCTTAATTTTAGTTTGGATATTTTCTCAAAAGTGGAAGAGCATGGAAGTTGGAATCCAGGAAAAAAGTCATGGTCTGGAGCAATTGCAGAAGTAGATGGTGGACGTGCTGACATTGCTCTTGCAGAATTTTCCATTACCCATGAGAGATTAAATTCCGTTGACTTCACAATTCCTATTTTCACTTCCAAAAATTGTCTCTTCATTCGGAAATCAGAAAGACATGCGATTAAATGGACATCTTACTTTTCA GGTTTCACTAATTCGGTTTGGGTTACTACATTTGGATTGTTAATTGCTGCatcgattttattgatttttatcaaaataaaaa CCTATTCAGCGGCTTTGATAAGCACTTTAACAACCGTTATGCACATCATACCCTTTGATTCATTAGAGAGCTTGCTTCAAGATGGTACATATCAACTTGCCGTTTTACGTGGTACATCTGATTATGATAAATTTGCA aattcgaataattcgattgcaaataaattaatgaagttGATgctagaagagaaaaaattaccCTTAAATGCTCTTCAGGGATTTAGTATG aTTTGTAAAAATCCAAAATTAGCTTTTTACACGTTTGACGATATGCAAAAGAGTATAGGTAATAAAATACCATGTAATCTGATATGTGTTGAAACAGGAGATGTGAACTATCTTgctataattttatctaagCATAATCCATTCACCGACATCATCAATTTTCA TTTGCAGAAATTTGTCGGCAATGGTGTgataaatcgtttaaaagaaacgatatttataaagaaatccGATGACATGATCAAGCATCAACCGGTTCTCCTAACTGAC